One Chaetodon trifascialis isolate fChaTrf1 chromosome 13, fChaTrf1.hap1, whole genome shotgun sequence DNA segment encodes these proteins:
- the gins1 gene encoding DNA replication complex GINS protein PSF1 — MFCEKAIELIRELHRMSDGQLPAFNEDGLRQVLQEMEALYEQNQTDVNEAKADGRADLIPSIKLRHCCLLRNQRCLTAYLYDRLLRIRALRWEYGSVLPANVRFHMCAEEVQWFSQYKKSLASFMRSLGGGDGLDITQDMKPPKSLYIEVRCLKDHGEFEIDDGTVILLKKNSQHFLPRWKCEQLIRQGVLEHVVS, encoded by the exons ATGTTCTGTGAAAAAGCCATCGAGCTAATCAGAGAACTTCACCGGATGAGCGACGGACAGCTGCCCGCTTTTAAC GAGGACGGACTCCGGCAGGTTCTGCAGGAGATGGAAGCTCTTTATGAACAGAACCAGACTGACGT tAACGAGGCAAAGGCTGATGGTCGAGCTGACTTGATTCCCTCCATCAAACTGCGCCACTGCTGCCTGTTGAGGAACCAGCGCTGCCTCACCGCCTACCT GTACGACCGCCTGCTGAGGATCAGAGCTCTGCGGTGGGAGTACGGCAGCGTGCTGCCCGCTAACGTCCGCTTCCACATGTGTGCAGAGGAG gtgcAGTGGTTCAGTCAGTATAAAAAGTCTCTGGCCTCCTTCATGCGGTCTCTGGGTGGGGGGGACGGTCTGGACATAACTCAGGACATGAAGCCTCCAAAGAGTCTTTACATCGAG GTGAGGTGTTTAAAGGATCACGGCGAGTTTGAGATCGACGATGGAACGGTGATCCTGCTGAAGAAGAACAGTCAG CACTTCCTGCCGCGGTGGAAATGTGAGCAGCTGATTCGTCAGGGCGTCCTGGAGCACGTCGTGTCCTGA